In a genomic window of Amblyomma americanum isolate KBUSLIRL-KWMA chromosome 4, ASM5285725v1, whole genome shotgun sequence:
- the LOC144128038 gene encoding uncharacterized protein LOC144128038 produces the protein MPKSILQDPLLLSRLKWSEIEDLLCLEVFGETRRDPLSVRGLINIDAMDSGVFRTYFRFEKDDLRKLQSALRIPEMVLTPQKVSVPGDEALCITLRRLAYPNRLCDLEDLFGRHSSVLSSLTNEVLRHVDECFFHLLDDFNNHKWLNLNTLEKFSQVSRKYKIFRVRISCVDISNTFAHSSGHSC, from the coding sequence ATGCCGAAGAGCATACTGCAGGACCCGCTGCTTCTTTCTCGACTAAAATGGTCCGAGATTGAAGATCTGCTGTGCCTAGAGGTGTTTGGTGAAACACGGCGTGACCCGCTGTCAGTTCGTGGACTTATCAACATTGATGCTATGGACAGTGGCGTCTTCAGGACGTATTTTCGTTTCGAAAAGGACGATTTACGCAAACTGCAGTCGGCTTTGCGCATTCCCGAAATGGTGCTAACTCCGCAGAAAGTGTCAGTTCCTGGGGACGAGGCTCTGTGTATAACCCTTCGACGGCTGGCTTATCCGAACCGCCTGTGTGACCTCGAGGACCTTTTCGGGCGGCACAGCTCAGTGCTATCGTCCCTGACAAACGAAGTTCTCCGGCACGTCGACGAGTGCTTCTTCCACTTGCTGGACGACTTCAACAATCACAAGTGGCTGAACCTGAACACGCTTGAGAAATTCTCGCAGGTAAGTCGCAAATACAAAATATTTAGGGTCAGAATTTCGTGTGTCGACATTTCTAACACATTTGCTCATTCTTCAGGCCATTCATGCTAA
- the LOC144129574 gene encoding uncharacterized protein LOC144129574 — MAACYTDASPTAPTAAQARLLAKKSRKCYTAQEDLCLLREVAATRPFGDDTKWMTVIANVKEAISRELTLRGVKDRIDLLIGYWRQQDARNLKKSGTEEQYSEKEQILQDLSDYDRAINYEPRIIPRSGGSVQNRKRQAATDRTTSVKRSVMDTRAGSTTLVQAAEGDCSASVAAPSQSCVLGEIAKPESPAARLLLSTIGQNPPDTPPPADTAAYGEAEQPETDGREGSPSTGGLQQQQHHDPAGQSHQQTSGSARGPHQSSAGRQLLPVTTTGIRGLQNLGLQLLTMREANEYELRQREIQNENEKIAIEKQKADNETRRIALEERKLDLEERKYQLEVSRHERDNEKLLDSIQKMFNAQRNEMLEFLNGNHT, encoded by the exons ATGGCGGCCTGCTACACAGACGCATCGCCGACTGCGCCGACCGCGGCGCAGGCCCGTTTGCTAGCGAAGAAGTCGCGTAAGTGCTACACCGCGCAGGAAGACCTCTGTCTGCTACGCGAAGTTGCAGCGACGAGGCCATTTGGTGATGACACCAAGTGGATGACTGTAATCGCAAATGTAAAGGAAGCGATAAGCCGCGAGCTTACACTGCGTGGTGTGAAAGACCGGATCGATCTCCTCATAGGATATTGGAGGCAACAAGACGCAAGAAACCTGAAGAA GTCGGGGACTGAGGAGCAGTACTCCGAGAAGGAACAGATTCTGCAGGACCTGTCAGATTACGACCGGGCTATAAACTATGAGCCCCGGATAATTCCCCGAAGTGGCGGCAGCGTACAAAACAGGAAGCGACAAGCAGCTACTGACCGCACTACCTCCGTGAAGAGGTCCGTAATGGACACGCGGGCAGGTAGCACCACCCTGGTGCAGGCAGCGGAAGGTGACTGCAGCGCTTCTGTCGCGGCGCCTTCTCAGAGTTGCGTGCTTGGAGAGATAGCTA AGCCAGAATCTCCTGCTGCTCGGCTCCTTTTAAGCACGATTGGGCAAAATCCTCCGGATACGCCACCTCCTGCTGATACTGCTGCTTATGGAGAGGCCGAGCAGCCAGAGACAGATGGACGAGAAGGTTCGCCCTCAACAGGTggccttcagcagcagcagcaccatgaCCCCGCAGGGCAATCCCACCAGCAGACAAGTGGATCAGCCAGAGGGCCGCACCAGTCTTCAGCTGGGCGACAGCTTCTGCCTGTCACGACTACAG GAATCCGAGGACTACAGAATTTAGGACTTCAGCTGCTCACAATGCGCGAGGCTAATGAGTACGAACTACGCCAGAGGGAGATTCAGAATGAAAACGAAAAGATTGccattgaaaaacaaaaagcggACAATGAAACACGGCGCATTGCTCTAGAGGAGCGGAAATTGGACCTCGAAGAGCGCAAGTACCAGTTGGAAGTTTCCCGGCATGAAAGAGACAATGAGAAACTGCTTGACAGCATACAGAAAATGTTCAATGCACAACGCAATGAAATGCTTGAATTTTTGAATGGAAATCATACTTAA